The nucleotide sequence TATCATTATCTTCGAAAAGTACCAGGGTCTCGCAATGGTAAAGGCATAGGACGCAATATTCTCACTTAGATGATTACCGGTCTTGGCCCGTACCTTGAATACATAATCGCCGCTGGATAGCTTTTCAAACACCGCTTTCGAACCCAGCGTCCAAGTTTGCCAATTGCTATGCAGGCCTTCGAGCTGATATTGGTAATTGGATTCCAGATATTTTGCGTATTCGGGTATGCTATAGGTGAATTCAATGCTATTTTGACCCGCCTCGAATTCGCCCTTCTCAGCTATTGGAAGGCTTACGGCGACCTCGGGATCGTCGGTTTTAAGAGCTACGGAGTTGAGCCTTATATTATAGACCTTTTCCTCTAGTTTTTTCAGATCTAAAGTAATAAACCCGTTGGATATGCCTATCAGATATTTATCATCAGAGAGGGGAATAAGACACTCAAAACCCAAGGGACCCAAATTTCGTCGGAAGGCCTCCGGAATCGGGATTTGAACCCGCTGTTGTCTTTCGTTAAAGTTACCGGGACTCAAATACTGAATATTTACGTTGGTAAAACACCAAAGTCTGTCGGCCGAAGTATCGGCCATCAGAATACCGATAGGTCTTTCTTCCTCGGAAAATAGGTTAGCCGTAAAAACACTGTCCTTTACAAAGGTTTTCGAATCAGCTTCATAATCAAAAACCCCCAGATGACTCATAAACAGAATGTCATCTTGGAACTTGACCAAGCTGGCTCCCATACCGTTAGGCGGTTTTTCATCAATTTCGACGACCCTTTGGAAGTCGGGATCGAGTTCTAGGGTAAAAATGCCCTTGTACTCATGGTTGACCAATATCTCCCCACTTTGGGTGAACTCAAAGAAACGGCTCGAAATATCGAAACCTTCGACGGTATTTCGAAGCGCCCACCCATCATCATCCTTTTGTAAAATACTGAGTCCCCCATAATTCCCCTGTAGCAATAGGTCGGGCCGGTCGGCAATCTTTTTGACCCCCCATGATCCCGGAAAATCGGAAATCAGCTTGGCCTTTCCACCCTTGACCGTAAAAGTACCCTCGTTATGGCCGCAGAACAGCGTATTATCGACTACGTTCAGGGACCAGACTTGGCCATTCGTATTTTCAATAAACTCAAAATCGCCAGTCGTATCCGCAGGTTTGAAGAATAAACCCTGATTAGTGCCTAGATATAGATAGCCGTCGAAAATCGTGGCGGCGTACACTACACCTAAAGCGCCCATTTTGTCAACATATTCCTCGAAAAAAGAGTTCAGGTTGACTACGCTGATACCATTATCGAGACCCAGCCAGAGGTTTTGTTCCCTATCTTCATAGATGGCCAATACCGTGTTGTTACCTAGGCCAGTTCCTTGATTGATATGATGCAGAATGTTCCCTTCGGTATCTAAATGGTAGATCCCATCGGCAATGGTACCCACAATAAGACTACCGTCCATAAGTTGCAGTCCGCTATAGATGGTAAGAGATTCCAGTTGGTCGGAAGCTGGTATTTTCCATGGAGATAGACGACCATCCTCCAAAAAAAAGAAGGTTCCGTTCTCCAATAAAAGCAATGGTTTATCTTGTATTTCGAACAATCCGATAATCGTAGTGGACTTAAGTAAGGGGTGGGTCGAAACTTTGGTTGCCCCGCCGTCTTCAATCTTAAAGAGTCCCTCCCCCGAACGCTGGAAGAACACTGTACCGCCCACTTCAAAGATACGTGCACGAGTTGAAGGCGCATCGATTATATTAAAGGTCTCGGCATCGGTATCATAAATATAGATACGGTGGAGGGACTGAAAGAAAATGTACTGATCTAGTATAAGAATGTTCCAGAATTCCTCGTCCTCCACCAAAGGGGTTTCCAATTTATCGAGTAGACTACGGTACACCCGATCCCCAAGGGGATTGGTTTCCCAATAACCAAATTCCATGTAACATCCGGTGTAAATCAGGTCGCCCTTGGCCTTTACGGAACGGATGACAGATCGATTAGTGGTATAATAGGTTTTCCAATCCTCCCCGTCGTATTGAAGCAACCCACTATTGTTACCAAAATAAAGGTATCCCTCCTTGGATTGCGAGATGGCCCAGTTTTGGGTCTCTGCCCCGTAATCAAAGGTCTCAAAGTTCTGTATAGGTGGAAGTTCCTGCGCCCGTAACAATAGGGCTGTCAAAAAAAGTGTAGTAAAATATAGTATTTTCAAATGATTACGTCGTTTTTTCAAATTGGCACCCTACATAATTTGTATACGTTTATATACCACTGTATGGTTTGTTTGTAAACATATGGCAATGCACATTACCATACGCTTACTCCGATCTCTGGTTTTTCGCTCCAGAACATATAAACGCTGAATTTGCTCTAATATATAGTTAGCTCTGGATGCATTATTATCCAGTGCTTTTTCAAAGTTAGCTCTAGTTTAGTTTTGCGGTTTCCATACGAAGGATGACTTATAAGAAGTGCTCTAATATCGCTTTCCAGATCTGTATTTTCTATTCGTTTCATATTTTATCTGTATCTAAATCACTTATAATTAAGAAAGCTTTTTTTAATTTAACAAGAATAGGTTTGATAATTC is from Zobellia galactanivorans and encodes:
- a CDS encoding triple tyrosine motif-containing protein — protein: MTALLLRAQELPPIQNFETFDYGAETQNWAISQSKEGYLYFGNNSGLLQYDGEDWKTYYTTNRSVIRSVKAKGDLIYTGCYMEFGYWETNPLGDRVYRSLLDKLETPLVEDEEFWNILILDQYIFFQSLHRIYIYDTDAETFNIIDAPSTRARIFEVGGTVFFQRSGEGLFKIEDGGATKVSTHPLLKSTTIIGLFEIQDKPLLLLENGTFFFLEDGRLSPWKIPASDQLESLTIYSGLQLMDGSLIVGTIADGIYHLDTEGNILHHINQGTGLGNNTVLAIYEDREQNLWLGLDNGISVVNLNSFFEEYVDKMGALGVVYAATIFDGYLYLGTNQGLFFKPADTTGDFEFIENTNGQVWSLNVVDNTLFCGHNEGTFTVKGGKAKLISDFPGSWGVKKIADRPDLLLQGNYGGLSILQKDDDGWALRNTVEGFDISSRFFEFTQSGEILVNHEYKGIFTLELDPDFQRVVEIDEKPPNGMGASLVKFQDDILFMSHLGVFDYEADSKTFVKDSVFTANLFSEEERPIGILMADTSADRLWCFTNVNIQYLSPGNFNERQQRVQIPIPEAFRRNLGPLGFECLIPLSDDKYLIGISNGFITLDLKKLEEKVYNIRLNSVALKTDDPEVAVSLPIAEKGEFEAGQNSIEFTYSIPEYAKYLESNYQYQLEGLHSNWQTWTLGSKAVFEKLSSGDYVFKVRAKTGNHLSENIASYAFTIARPWYFSKIMIAVYAICCCLLFYLVHRVSRNYYKKQQARLEKESARELEHKRAEAEREIMQVMNEKLEQEIKGKSHELAISTMSLIKKNKFLNAIKEELKGVEDPKIKSVIRTIDRNINHADDWKFFEDAFNNADSEFLKKIKKKHPELTSNDLRLCAYLRLNLSSKEIAPLLNITVRSVDVKRYRLRKKIGLSHDDGLTDYILSI